A DNA window from Fragaria vesca subsp. vesca linkage group LG3, FraVesHawaii_1.0, whole genome shotgun sequence contains the following coding sequences:
- the LOC101302434 gene encoding ABC transporter A family member 2-like, translating into MDLPSGLPLLLQQFKALFRKNLLLAWRKKPATFLQLFSSFFFVFLLFCIQKAMKARFASSTTYKNVADPQALVAPPIPPCDDKYYIHKPCYDFVWSGNGSARVRTIAAAIMANNPGRPIPSTKVKSFETKEDVDVWLFSNPMYCPGALHFVERNASVISYGIQTNSTPVGKRGQFEDPTFKFQIPLQIAAEREIARSLIGVPNFSWIVALKEFAHPSEEIPSVLQTVGPTFFLATSMFGFVFQMSSLITEKELKLRQAMTMMGLYDSAYWFSWLTWEGIITLFSSLFITLFGMIFQFDMFLKNNFAVVFLIFFLFQLSMIGFAFMLSAFISKSSSSTTVGFSIFIVGSVTQVVTAAGFPYSDNIRKRYRIIWSFFPPNLLAKALEILSSATSPPHDMGIKWSGITECPPNETDCVITISDIFKWLAATFFLWFVLALYFDNIIPNVAGVRKSVFYFLNPGYWLGKSGKVEEGEICSCIGSVREQEPLTPDDEDVLEEENIVKQQKSEGVVDPNIAVQIHGLSKSYPGTTKIGCCRCNRTSPYHALKGLWVNFSKDQLFCLLGPNGAGKTTTINCLTGITPVTGGDALIYGNSVRSSVGMAKIRQVIGVCPQFDILWDALSGQEHLHLFASIKGLSPASIKVVAQKSLVEVRLTEAAKMRAGSYSGGMKRRLSVAVALIGDPKLVILDEPTTGMDPITRRHVWDIIEDAKKGRAIVLTTHSMEEADILSDRIGIMAKGRLRCIGTSIRLKSRFGTGFIANVSFNNGSTNGQSLPHGVALTTSHHEAVKQFFKYHLDVLPKEENKAFLTFVIPHDREALLMKFFKELQDRESEFGISDIQLGLTTLEEVFLNIARQAELETATAEGRLATLTLTSGALVKIPVGARFIGIPGTESTENPRGVMVEVYWVQDDSGALCISGHSPETPIPPNVEPMPSPTSRRSQLPVHGVVIHPYRSNQ; encoded by the exons ATGGATTTGCCGAGCGGGCTCCCATTGCTGCTGCAGCAATTCAAGGCTCTGTTCAGGAAGAACCTTCTGCTCGCATGGCGGAAGAAGCCGGCGACGTTCCTCCAGCTCTTCTCCTCTTTCTTCTTCGTCTTCCTCCTCTTCTGTATCCAGAAGGCCATGAAGGCTCGATTTGCCTCCTCCACCACTTACAAGAACGTCGCCGATCCCCAGGCTCTGGTGGCGCCGCCGATCCCGCCGTGCGATGACAAGTACTACATTCACAAGCCCTGCTATGACTTTGTCTGGAGCGGAAATGGTAGCGCTAGGGTTCGGACCATCGCCGCTGCTATCATGGCTAACAATCCCGGCCGTCCGATTCCGTCCACGAAG GTCAAATCATTTGAAACAAAAGAGGATGTAGATGTATGGCTATTTAGTAATCCTATGTACTGCCCTGGGGCTTTGCATTTTGTTGAAAGAAATGCCAGTGTTATTAGTTACGGCATACAGACCAACTCTACTCCTGTTGGAAAACGAGGGCAATTTGAAGATCCCACATTCAAATTTCAAATTCCCCTTCAGATTGCTGCAGAGCGTGAAATTGCTAGGTCTCTGATTGGAG TTCCAAACTTCAGCTGGATTGTTGCGCTAAAAGAATTTGCACACCCTTCGGAGGAGATTCCCTCTGTATTGCAGACCGTAGGACCGACCTTCTTTCTTGCAACTTCCATGTTTGGATTTGTGTTTCAAATGAGTTCTTTGATCACAGAAAAAGAACTAAAGCTTCGACAG GCAATGACAATGATGGGTCTTTATGACTCTGCATACTGGTTTTCATGGCTCACATGGGAGGGAATTATTACACTTTTCTCATCACTTTTCATTACCCTGTTTGGAATGATATTTCAGTTTGATATGTTCCTGAAAAACAATTTTGCGGTGGTCTTCCTCATTTTCTTTCTTTTTCAACTCAGTATG ATTGGTTTTGCCTTTATGTTATCGGCATTCATAAGCAAGTCATCTTCATCGACAACTGTGGGTTTCTCCATATTTATTGTTGGATCTGTAACCCAG GTTGTCACAGCCGCTGGATTTCCCTACAGCGATAACATCAGGAAAAGGTATAGGATAATCTGGTCATTCTTCCCGCCAAATCTTCTTGCCAAAGCTCTAGAGATACTCTCCAGTGCAACGTCTCCTCCTCATGATATGGGCATAAAATGGAGTGGAATAACAGAGTGTCCACCAAATGAAACGGACTGCGTTATAACAATT AGTGACATATTTAAATGGCTGGCGGCAACATTCTTCCTCTGGTTCGTATTGGCTCTCTACTTTGATAATATCATCCCAAACGTAGCTGGTGTCAGAAAATCAGTTTTTTACTTTCTAAATCCTGGCTACTGGCTAGGGAAGAGTGGAAAAGTGGAAG AGGGTGAGATTTGCAGTTGCATAGGCTCAGTTCGGGAACAGGAGCCACTTACTCCAGATGACGAAGATGTACTTGAAGAAGAGAACATTGTAAAACAACAAAAAAGCGAGGGCGTAGTTGATCCAAACATTGCAGTTCAGATACATGGCCTCTCAAAGTCATATCCAGGGACCACAAAAATTGGTTGCTGTAGATGCAACAGGACGTCACCTTACCATGCTCTGAAG GGTCTATGGGTGAATTTTTCTAAGGATCAGCTATTTTGTTTACTTGGACCAAATGGAGCTGGGAAGACCACCACCATCAATTGTTTAACTGGCATCACACCAGTTACTGGTGGAGATG CATTGATTTATGGGAACTCTGTCCGTAGCTCTGTTGGCATGGCAAAAATTCGGCAAGTTATAGGAGTTTGTCCGCAG TTTGATATTCTTTGGGATGCATTGTCTGGGCAAGAGCACCTTCACCTGTTTGCTAGTATTAAAGGCCTATCCCCAGCTTCAATCAAAGTG GTTGCTCAGAAGTCATTGGTAGAAGTAAGACTCACCGAGGCAGCCAAAATGAGAGCTGGGAGTTACAGTGGAGGAATGAAACGGCGCTTAAGTGTGGCAGTAGCCCTTATTGGTGATCCAAAGTTAGTCATCTTAGATGAACCG ACAACTGGTATGGATCCAATAACTAGAAGACATGTGTGGGACATTATTGAGGATGCAAAAAAGGGGCGTGCAATTGTCCTAACCACTCACTCAATGGAAGAAGCTGACATTTTAAGTGATAGGATAGGAATAATGGCGAAGGGTAGGCTCCGTTGCATTGGCACCTCAATCAGGCTGAAATCACGGTTTGGTACTGGCTTTATTGCTAATGTTAGTTTCAATAATGGAAGCACGAATGGACAAAGTCTTCCACATGGGGTTGCGCTTACTACATCTCACCATGAGGCAGTGAAGCAGTTCTTTAAATAT CATTTGGATGTTTTACCAAAAGAAGAGAACAAAGCCTTTCTGACATTTGTTATTCCTCATGACAGAGAGGCACTTCTGATG AAATTTTTTAAGGAGCTTCAAGATAGAGAAAGTGAGTTCGGTATCTCAGACATCCAATTGGGGCTTACAACACTTGAAGAAGTTTTCTTGAATATCGCAAGGCAAGCAGAGCTAGAAACTGCAACAGCAGAGGGGAGGTTGGCCACTCTCACATTAACATCCGGTGCCTTAGTCAAG ATACCTGTAGGAGCTAGGTTTATTGGGATTCCAGGTACAGAATCCACAGAAAATCCAAGAGGGGTTATGGTAGAAGTTTACTGGGTGCAAGATGATTCCGGTGCCCTCTGCATTTCAGGCCACTCACCCGAAACTCCGATACCTCCAAATGTTGAACCAATGCCTTCACCAACTTCACGCCGAAGTCAGTTACCAGTTCATGGAGTTGTTATCCACCCTTATCGATCAAATCAGTAA
- the LOC101291615 gene encoding F-box protein CPR30-like, whose protein sequence is MRFRCVCKSWSALTCNPLFIETHRNFNGRNHTNLFLTTWDRATKQQQFFSIQIDQEGSPLPGTNHLLKLPTPLTKYPTVYNAHTINGLVCLYFPHTSIPNRSKYDFRVHLFNPCTRESIVLPYSIRISGTFHETNHFGFCPLTNEYHVLQVKKFLNRDMMEDSRTIFGNSIQIFILRMNSWRGIEVDHNDQPFDFHTCQFHRRSVCIHGALHWLHGTQDLIVVFDLKDERFRVIPFPKDYNYHTVYFSPTFGSIVEVGGCLALIDDKESNQSMLRLWILKDYQNQVWVTETIIFPSLWESTFRPVPFGTIHTGELLFQSPALVKLESSNVRVLLYNMKSKSFRTIEIILPEWIFPSSHTKLRLFPSFVDSIVHLSM, encoded by the coding sequence ATGCGTTTCAGGTGCGTATGCAAGTCTTGGTCTGCTCTCACCTGTAACCCTTTGTTCATCGAAACACACCGAAACTTTAATGGCAGAAACCACACTAATCTCTTCCTCACCACTTGGGACCGAGCCACAAAGCAACAGCAGTTCTTCTCTATACAAATCGACCAAGAAGGAAGTCCACTACCAGGTACCAACCACCTTCTGAAACTTCCAACACCACTGACCAAGTATCCTACTGTCTACAATGCCCACACTATCAATGGCTTAGTCTGTCTTTACTTTCCGCACACATCGATTCCCAATCGAAGCAAGTATGACTTCCGTGTTCATCTATTCAATCCCTGCACTAGGGAGTCCATTGTTCTTCCTTATTCTATACGCATATCTGGCACCTTTCATGAGACAAACCACTTTGGGTTCTGTCCTCTTACAAATGAGTATCATGTTCTTCAAGTGAAGAAGTTTTTGAACAGAGATATGATGGAAGATTCTCGTACAATATTTGGGAATTCTATTCAGATCTTCATACTGCGTATGAATTCCTGGAGGGGGATAGAGGTAGATCACAATGATCAGCCTTTCGATTTTCACACGTGCCAGTTCCATAGGAGAAGTGTGTGCATCCATGGAGCCTTGCATTGGTTACATGGGACACAAGATCTTATAGTGGTTTTCGACCTTAAAGACGAGAGGTTTAGAGTGATCCCATTTCCTAAAGATTATAATTATCATACTGTTTATTTTAGCCCTACTTTTGGGAGTATAGTTGAAGTGGGTGGATGCTTGGCTCTAATAGATGACAAGGAGTCGAACCAAAGTATGTTGAGGTTGTGGATTTTGAAGGACTACCAAAATCAAGTGTGGGTAACGGAGACTATCATTTTTCCCTCTTTGTGGGAGTCCACTTTCCGGCCGGTTCCTTTCGGTACAATTCACACCGGGGAGCTCCTGTTCCAGTCACCAGCTTTGGTTAAACTTGAGTCTTCTAATGTGAGGGTTCTTCTATACAATATGAAGAGTAAAAGTTTTAGGACAATTGAAATAATCTTGCCGGAATGGATATTTCCGAGTTCTCACACTAAGTTGAGGTTATTTCCTAGTTTCGTTGATAGCATCGTCCACTTGAGCATGTAA